In Bubalus bubalis isolate 160015118507 breed Murrah chromosome 3, NDDB_SH_1, whole genome shotgun sequence, a genomic segment contains:
- the EGR3 gene encoding early growth response protein 3 isoform X6, which yields MSWIPFKIGQPKKQIVPKTVERDFEREYGKLQQLEEQTKRLQKDMKKSTDADLAMSKSAVKISLDLLSNPLCEQDQDFLNMVTALDTAMKRMDAFNQEKVNQIQKTVIEPLKKFGSVFPSLNMAVKRREQALQDYRRLQAKVEKYEEKEKTGPVLAKLHQAREELRPVRDDFEAKNKQLLDEMPRFYNSRLDYFQPSFESLIRAQVVYYSEMHKIFGDLTQQLDQPGCPDEQRERENEARLSELRALSIVADD from the exons GTGGAGAGAGACTTTGAACGAGAGTATGGAAAACTGCAGCA GCTGGAGGAACAGACCAAAAGGCTGCAGAAGGACATGAAGAAGAGCACGGACGCCGACCTGG CCATGTCTAAATCTGCTGTGAAGATATCCTTGGACTTGCTGTCCAACCCCCTCTGCGAGCAAGACCAGGACTTTCTGAACATGGTGACTGCCCTGGACACAGCCATGAAGCGGATGGATGCCTTCAACCAGGAAAAG GTGAACCAGATACAGAAGACTGTGATTGAACCCTTAAAAAA GTTCGGCAGCGTATTCCCGAGTCTCAACATGGCAGTGAAACGGCGGGAGCAGGCCTTGCAGGACTACAGAAGGCTGCAAGCCAAGGTGGAAAAGTacgaggagaaggagaagacggGACCAGTGCTGGCCAAACTCCACCAG GCCCGAGAAGAGCTTAGGCCGGTGCGGGATGACTTTGAGGCCAAGAACAAGCAGCTCCTGGATGAGATGCCGCGCTTCTACAACAGCCGACTGGActacttccagcccagctttGAGTCCTTGATCAGAGCACAG gtcGTGTACTACTCAGAAATGCACAAGATCTTCGGAGACTTGACCCAGCAGCTTGACCAGCCCGGCTGCCCTGACGAGCAGCGGGAGCGGGAGAACGAGGCCAGGCTGAGCGAGCTCCGAGCCCTCTCCATCGTGGCGGATGACTGA
- the EGR3 gene encoding early growth response protein 3 isoform X7 has protein sequence MSRIPFKIGQPKKQIVPKTVERDFEREYGKLQQLEEQTKRLQKDMKKSTDADLAMSKSAVKISLDLLSNPLCEQDQDFLNMVTALDTAMKRMDAFNQEKVNQIQKTVIEPLKKFGSVFPSLNMAVKRREQALQDYRRLQAKVEKYEEKEKTGPVLAKLHQAREELRPVRDDFEAKNKQLLDEMPRFYNSRLDYFQPSFESLIRAQVVYYSEMHKIFGDLTQQLDQPGCPDEQRERENEARLSELRALSIVADD, from the exons GTGGAGAGAGACTTTGAACGAGAGTATGGAAAACTGCAGCA GCTGGAGGAACAGACCAAAAGGCTGCAGAAGGACATGAAGAAGAGCACGGACGCCGACCTGG CCATGTCTAAATCTGCTGTGAAGATATCCTTGGACTTGCTGTCCAACCCCCTCTGCGAGCAAGACCAGGACTTTCTGAACATGGTGACTGCCCTGGACACAGCCATGAAGCGGATGGATGCCTTCAACCAGGAAAAG GTGAACCAGATACAGAAGACTGTGATTGAACCCTTAAAAAA GTTCGGCAGCGTATTCCCGAGTCTCAACATGGCAGTGAAACGGCGGGAGCAGGCCTTGCAGGACTACAGAAGGCTGCAAGCCAAGGTGGAAAAGTacgaggagaaggagaagacggGACCAGTGCTGGCCAAACTCCACCAG GCCCGAGAAGAGCTTAGGCCGGTGCGGGATGACTTTGAGGCCAAGAACAAGCAGCTCCTGGATGAGATGCCGCGCTTCTACAACAGCCGACTGGActacttccagcccagctttGAGTCCTTGATCAGAGCACAG gtcGTGTACTACTCAGAAATGCACAAGATCTTCGGAGACTTGACCCAGCAGCTTGACCAGCCCGGCTGCCCTGACGAGCAGCGGGAGCGGGAGAACGAGGCCAGGCTGAGCGAGCTCCGAGCCCTCTCCATCGTGGCGGATGACTGA
- the EGR3 gene encoding early growth response protein 3 isoform X9 produces the protein MENCSTMSKSAVKISLDLLSNPLCEQDQDFLNMVTALDTAMKRMDAFNQEKVNQIQKTVIEPLKKFGSVFPSLNMAVKRREQALQDYRRLQAKVEKYEEKEKTGPVLAKLHQAREELRPVRDDFEAKNKQLLDEMPRFYNSRLDYFQPSFESLIRAQVVYYSEMHKIFGDLTQQLDQPGCPDEQRERENEARLSELRALSIVADD, from the exons ATGGAAAACTGCAGCA CCATGTCTAAATCTGCTGTGAAGATATCCTTGGACTTGCTGTCCAACCCCCTCTGCGAGCAAGACCAGGACTTTCTGAACATGGTGACTGCCCTGGACACAGCCATGAAGCGGATGGATGCCTTCAACCAGGAAAAG GTGAACCAGATACAGAAGACTGTGATTGAACCCTTAAAAAA GTTCGGCAGCGTATTCCCGAGTCTCAACATGGCAGTGAAACGGCGGGAGCAGGCCTTGCAGGACTACAGAAGGCTGCAAGCCAAGGTGGAAAAGTacgaggagaaggagaagacggGACCAGTGCTGGCCAAACTCCACCAG GCCCGAGAAGAGCTTAGGCCGGTGCGGGATGACTTTGAGGCCAAGAACAAGCAGCTCCTGGATGAGATGCCGCGCTTCTACAACAGCCGACTGGActacttccagcccagctttGAGTCCTTGATCAGAGCACAG gtcGTGTACTACTCAGAAATGCACAAGATCTTCGGAGACTTGACCCAGCAGCTTGACCAGCCCGGCTGCCCTGACGAGCAGCGGGAGCGGGAGAACGAGGCCAGGCTGAGCGAGCTCCGAGCCCTCTCCATCGTGGCGGATGACTGA
- the EGR3 gene encoding early growth response protein 3 isoform X8 has translation MKKSTDADLAMSKSAVKISLDLLSNPLCEQDQDFLNMVTALDTAMKRMDAFNQEKVNQIQKTVIEPLKKFGSVFPSLNMAVKRREQALQDYRRLQAKVEKYEEKEKTGPVLAKLHQAREELRPVRDDFEAKNKQLLDEMPRFYNSRLDYFQPSFESLIRAQVVYYSEMHKIFGDLTQQLDQPGCPDEQRERENEARLSELRALSIVADD, from the exons ATGAAGAAGAGCACGGACGCCGACCTGG CCATGTCTAAATCTGCTGTGAAGATATCCTTGGACTTGCTGTCCAACCCCCTCTGCGAGCAAGACCAGGACTTTCTGAACATGGTGACTGCCCTGGACACAGCCATGAAGCGGATGGATGCCTTCAACCAGGAAAAG GTGAACCAGATACAGAAGACTGTGATTGAACCCTTAAAAAA GTTCGGCAGCGTATTCCCGAGTCTCAACATGGCAGTGAAACGGCGGGAGCAGGCCTTGCAGGACTACAGAAGGCTGCAAGCCAAGGTGGAAAAGTacgaggagaaggagaagacggGACCAGTGCTGGCCAAACTCCACCAG GCCCGAGAAGAGCTTAGGCCGGTGCGGGATGACTTTGAGGCCAAGAACAAGCAGCTCCTGGATGAGATGCCGCGCTTCTACAACAGCCGACTGGActacttccagcccagctttGAGTCCTTGATCAGAGCACAG gtcGTGTACTACTCAGAAATGCACAAGATCTTCGGAGACTTGACCCAGCAGCTTGACCAGCCCGGCTGCCCTGACGAGCAGCGGGAGCGGGAGAACGAGGCCAGGCTGAGCGAGCTCCGAGCCCTCTCCATCGTGGCGGATGACTGA